One window from the genome of Acidobacteriota bacterium encodes:
- a CDS encoding DUF4388 domain-containing protein encodes MLLQGSLRVTTLPEILHSICISHETGILTLQLFNVKKRILFEAGSIVFAYSNQKRDTLGEVLFRKGTISLEQYLETAKLIRPGLRHGQILLQNGLINTQQLIEAVHRQIKEIIFSVFSWSEGTFNFERFEGSKETIKLNISSTALIIEGVLLINDWSVIQKVIGPLETILDASPEYEIKMMEIELSDREMDILNYAQNQTVREVLHYSLLSNYETARLLAAFVTADLLRIRKSQHFSLEAVDVRDSERITRAFTLYNSLFGFIRKTLNAEAGPITETILRNYYNEVRQREQALLHNVEFSAEGRLDLDLMELNLMAMDIPKKSKYVGDILIEILHSFLKAVRELLGETRLKSLEGDLRSLAEKHPL; translated from the coding sequence ATGTTGCTTCAGGGGAGTTTGAGAGTCACCACGCTTCCGGAAATCCTGCATTCCATCTGCATCAGTCACGAGACCGGCATCCTCACGCTGCAGCTTTTCAACGTCAAGAAGCGGATCCTCTTCGAGGCGGGGAGCATCGTGTTCGCCTACTCGAACCAGAAGCGGGACACGCTGGGGGAAGTCCTCTTCCGCAAGGGGACCATCTCCCTGGAACAGTATTTGGAAACCGCCAAGCTGATCCGGCCGGGCCTGCGGCACGGGCAGATCCTTCTCCAGAACGGCCTGATCAACACCCAGCAACTGATCGAGGCCGTGCACCGGCAGATCAAGGAGATCATCTTCTCCGTCTTCTCCTGGTCCGAGGGGACCTTCAACTTCGAGCGCTTCGAGGGGTCGAAGGAAACCATCAAGCTCAACATCAGCTCCACCGCCCTGATCATCGAGGGGGTGCTCCTCATCAACGACTGGTCCGTGATCCAGAAGGTGATCGGCCCGCTCGAGACCATCCTGGACGCCTCCCCGGAGTACGAGATCAAGATGATGGAGATCGAACTCTCCGACCGGGAGATGGACATCCTCAACTACGCCCAGAACCAGACCGTCCGGGAGGTCCTCCACTACAGCCTCCTGTCCAACTACGAGACGGCGCGCCTCCTGGCGGCCTTTGTCACCGCCGACCTGCTCCGGATCCGGAAGTCCCAGCACTTCAGCCTGGAAGCGGTGGACGTGCGGGACTCGGAGCGGATCACCCGGGCGTTCACCCTCTACAACTCCCTGTTCGGCTTCATCCGGAAGACGCTCAACGCCGAGGCGGGCCCCATCACCGAGACCATCCTCCGGAACTACTACAACGAGGTCCGCCAGCGGGAACAGGCCCTCCTCCACAACGTCGAGTTCTCCGCCGAGGGCCGGCTGGACCTGGACCTGATGGAACTGAACCTGATGGCCATGGACATCCCGAAGAAATCCAAATACGTGGGGGACATCCTGATCGAGATCCTCCACTCGTTCCTCAAGGCCGTGCGGGAACTCCTCGGGGAGACCCGCCTGAAGAGCCTGGAGGGGGACCTGCGGAGCCTGGCGGAAAAGCACCCGCTCTGA
- a CDS encoding arginase family protein, producing LGDHRCANPAVHHLPETIAWTGALRQATQDALPHGMPIIMGGDHSLALGTVAGVAAHAAAQGRAQFVIWLDAHSDFHTVATTTSGNLHGTPMAYANGLDGFDPFPPFPALPTLLRPSPPFPPFTPFTLFTPSLRILRSSPGIPGSVPR from the coding sequence CCCTGGGCGACCACCGCTGCGCCAACCCCGCCGTCCATCACCTGCCCGAAACGATCGCCTGGACCGGCGCCCTGCGCCAGGCCACCCAGGACGCCCTGCCGCATGGCATGCCGATTATCATGGGGGGCGATCATTCGCTGGCTTTGGGCACCGTCGCAGGGGTCGCTGCGCATGCCGCCGCGCAGGGCCGCGCGCAGTTCGTGATCTGGCTGGACGCGCACAGCGATTTTCACACCGTCGCCACCACCACGTCGGGAAACCTGCACGGCACGCCGATGGCCTATGCCAATGGGTTGGACGGTTTCGACCCCTTCCCGCCCTTCCCCGCCCTGCCAACCCTTCTCCGCCCTTCCCCGCCATTCCCACCTTTCACACCTTTCACACTTTTCACACCTTCTTTACGTATTCTGCGGTCATCTCCGGGAATTCCGGGGTCTGTGCCGCGGTAA
- a CDS encoding MBL fold metallo-hydrolase codes for MSTTIQFLGAARTVTGSRHVVSHRGKVVMLDCGLFQGLKEWRLKNWEPFPLPPGYVDDVVLSHAHLDHSGFLPRLCRVGFSGSIYATPSTTDLCEIMLPDSAHIQEEDARYANKEGFSKHAPAMPLYTQADAERALGAFRTVPYGETRALNKNIAFEFLDAGHILGSAMARFTLRREDETTFSLLFTGDLGRYGEHNLPDPTSVDAADYLVMESTYGDRVHEDSDAKEVLEDTVRRVSRRGGVVVIPSFAVGRTQEILALIHLLQDTDRIPAIPVFLDSPLAINATKIFLNYMQDQRFEMQCPEASPNNPILCHNLRITSSVRDSMAINDIREPAIIVSASGMCEAGRILHHLKLHLPNPRNAVVFVGYQAEGTRGRTIQGGAREVKIHGQHVPIRAEVVTMESMSAHADRDEIFQWLSHFRTPPRKTFVVHGEERVAQSLADEVARRLGWETCAPAYLDKIALDG; via the coding sequence ATGAGCACGACCATCCAGTTCCTTGGCGCGGCCCGGACGGTCACGGGGTCCCGCCACGTGGTGTCCCACCGGGGCAAGGTCGTCATGCTGGACTGCGGCCTGTTCCAGGGGCTGAAGGAGTGGCGGCTCAAGAACTGGGAACCCTTTCCCCTTCCCCCCGGTTACGTGGACGACGTGGTCCTCTCCCACGCCCACCTGGACCACTCGGGCTTTCTGCCCCGCCTCTGCCGGGTCGGCTTCTCCGGGTCCATCTACGCGACGCCCTCCACCACGGACCTGTGCGAGATCATGCTGCCCGACTCGGCCCACATCCAGGAGGAAGACGCGCGGTACGCCAACAAGGAAGGCTTCTCCAAGCACGCCCCGGCCATGCCCCTGTACACCCAGGCGGACGCCGAGCGGGCGCTGGGGGCTTTCCGGACGGTGCCCTACGGCGAGACCCGGGCCCTCAACAAGAACATCGCCTTCGAGTTCCTCGACGCCGGACACATCCTGGGGTCGGCCATGGCCCGCTTCACCCTGCGCCGCGAGGACGAAACCACCTTCTCTCTCCTCTTCACCGGCGACCTCGGCCGCTACGGCGAGCACAACCTCCCCGACCCCACCTCGGTGGACGCGGCGGACTACCTGGTGATGGAGTCGACCTACGGCGACCGCGTCCACGAGGACAGCGACGCGAAGGAAGTCCTGGAGGACACCGTCCGCCGCGTCAGCCGACGGGGCGGGGTGGTGGTGATCCCCAGCTTCGCCGTGGGGAGGACCCAGGAGATCCTGGCGCTGATCCACCTCCTGCAGGACACCGACCGGATCCCCGCGATCCCGGTCTTCCTGGACAGCCCCCTGGCCATCAACGCCACGAAGATCTTCCTCAACTACATGCAGGACCAGCGCTTCGAGATGCAGTGCCCGGAAGCGTCCCCGAACAATCCCATTCTCTGCCACAACCTGAGAATCACCTCGTCCGTCCGGGACTCCATGGCCATCAACGATATCCGGGAGCCCGCCATCATCGTCTCCGCCAGCGGCATGTGCGAGGCGGGGCGGATCCTCCACCACCTCAAGCTCCACCTGCCCAACCCGCGCAACGCCGTGGTCTTCGTCGGCTACCAGGCCGAGGGGACCCGGGGGCGGACCATCCAGGGCGGCGCGCGCGAGGTGAAGATCCACGGCCAGCACGTGCCGATCCGGGCCGAGGTGGTGACCATGGAATCCATGAGCGCCCACGCCGACCGGGACGAGATCTTCCAGTGGCTGTCCCACTTTCGGACCCCTCCCCGCAAAACCTTCGTCGTCCACGGGGAGGAACGCGTGGCCCAATCCCTCGCCGACGAGGTCGCCCGCCGCCTCGGCTGGGAGACCTGCGCCCCGGCGTACCTCGACAAGATCGCGCTGGACGGCTGA